The following coding sequences are from one Methanofollis sp. window:
- a CDS encoding transcription factor, producing MVGIDEMLADPAIRAYLLRHIGKEGLDLLERFPPAGEYSDEELAEKTGINLNTVRHTLYTLYERRLAEYRRIKDPESGWLTYLWTLRTDMVYPVIREELERVLEILTKRSKYEEENDFFICEECGIFTFNDVSDSNFTCPNCSAPVKHFDNEMLLGALKRRVAAIHATLGTTGSASE from the coding sequence ATGGTTGGCATAGACGAGATGCTGGCAGATCCGGCAATCAGGGCATATCTCCTCCGCCATATCGGGAAAGAGGGCCTCGATCTCCTCGAGAGGTTCCCGCCCGCAGGCGAATACTCGGATGAGGAACTTGCCGAGAAGACCGGCATCAACCTCAATACGGTACGGCACACCCTCTATACGCTCTACGAGAGGCGTCTTGCCGAGTACAGGCGGATCAAGGACCCGGAGTCGGGCTGGCTCACGTACCTGTGGACACTCAGGACCGACATGGTTTATCCGGTGATCAGGGAGGAACTCGAGCGTGTTCTGGAGATCCTGACAAAGAGATCGAAGTACGAGGAGGAGAACGACTTTTTCATCTGCGAAGAGTGCGGGATCTTCACCTTCAACGATGTCTCTGACTCAAATTTTACCTGTCCCAACTGCAGTGCCCCGGTGAAGCATTTCGACAATGAGATGCTCCTTGGCGCCCTGAAACGGCGGGTCGCGGCGATCCATGCAACTCTTGGAACAACTGGAAGCGCAT
- a CDS encoding ATP-grasp domain-containing protein, which translates to MRRVLVAGFATRHVVQSARRAGFEVYAVDHFCDQDLCWNASKHLRFDELEDLPDTIAAIARGHTIDYFVATSGAEDLAVPLPHAGTPAGVSARFLDKLEIQTFFEDAHIPTPHLSDGRFPAMIKPRHGAGGWRNRVIRSPEDLRAWEEEWPDVPAITQELVSGIPASVSCIADGTRAVAIAVNEQILRGGESDRAYGFSGSVTPFDHPLAAKMAAIAEEAVGRSGCVGSVGVDFVVDDNDAWAIEINPRFQGTLDTVEIATGQSVFKRHIDACQGTLPPHGLKSGTVAARTILFADRDLTLTQDLGDCADCCADIPWPGAEIEEGGAVVSIYGWGPDRTAALDMLDRNITRVRQYIP; encoded by the coding sequence TTGAGACGCGTCCTTGTCGCGGGATTCGCGACCAGGCACGTGGTCCAGTCGGCGCGGCGGGCAGGTTTCGAGGTCTATGCCGTCGACCATTTCTGCGACCAGGACCTCTGCTGGAATGCCAGCAAGCACCTCAGGTTCGACGAACTCGAGGACCTTCCTGATACGATCGCTGCAATTGCCAGAGGCCACACGATCGACTATTTTGTTGCCACCTCGGGGGCCGAGGACCTCGCCGTCCCCCTCCCCCATGCAGGGACGCCTGCCGGCGTCTCGGCGCGTTTCCTGGATAAATTGGAGATCCAGACGTTCTTCGAGGACGCTCACATCCCGACGCCGCACCTCTCAGACGGCCGCTTCCCGGCCATGATAAAACCGCGGCACGGTGCCGGCGGCTGGCGGAACCGGGTCATCCGGTCTCCTGAAGACCTCAGGGCCTGGGAAGAGGAGTGGCCGGATGTCCCGGCGATCACCCAGGAACTCGTCTCCGGCATACCCGCGAGCGTCTCCTGCATCGCTGACGGGACGCGTGCCGTCGCCATCGCCGTCAACGAGCAGATCCTCCGCGGCGGAGAGAGCGACCGGGCGTACGGCTTTTCCGGCTCGGTCACGCCGTTCGATCACCCCCTTGCTGCGAAGATGGCCGCGATTGCAGAAGAGGCCGTAGGCAGGAGCGGTTGCGTCGGGTCGGTCGGCGTCGATTTCGTCGTCGACGACAATGATGCGTGGGCGATCGAGATCAATCCCCGCTTCCAGGGCACCCTCGACACCGTCGAGATCGCCACCGGCCAGAGCGTCTTCAAGAGGCACATCGACGCCTGTCAGGGCACCCTTCCCCCGCACGGACTGAAGTCCGGGACGGTGGCGGCGCGGACGATCCTTTTTGCCGACCGCGACCTCACCCTCACACAGGACCTTGGCGACTGTGCCGACTGTTGCGCCGACATCCCCTGGCCAGGGGCCGAGATCGAGGAGGGAGGTGCGGTGGTGAGCATCTACGGATGGGGTCCTGACCGCACCGCCGCCCTTGACATGCTGGATAGAAATATAACACGCGTCCGTCAATATATTCCCTGA